In Desulfonatronovibrio hydrogenovorans DSM 9292, a single genomic region encodes these proteins:
- a CDS encoding helix-turn-helix transcriptional regulator, with the protein MNQNFLERILWLHSQICRNAFPSPGGLARKFEISSRTAQRTVTSFRDRFQAPIEYDRTRKGYYYIEPGFELPFARFSQEEILTLILAWNLLEKSTGGYISSSIEDFSRKLIAGTSRMGLTRQKMEQSFSVVWNGHSPAQAQVFEDVSRALLDQKILCFSYTSPAMNQTTKRSVEPHHLQHYMGSWVLIAFCLGKKDWRKFYLSRMEEVQQQDKTFVPRPPDQWQYQVEESFGIFQGRENRPVILRFSRFRARWIREQIWHPDQKMRDLEDGSLELEIPVADFREIKLKVLSFGSDVEVVSPEELKQEVAFEIQKMARIYKK; encoded by the coding sequence ATGAATCAGAATTTTTTGGAACGCATATTGTGGCTGCACAGCCAGATATGCCGGAATGCCTTTCCCAGCCCAGGAGGTCTGGCCCGGAAATTTGAAATTTCTTCCAGAACGGCCCAGCGGACCGTGACCAGTTTCAGGGACAGATTCCAGGCTCCCATTGAATACGACCGGACCAGAAAAGGGTATTATTACATAGAACCAGGTTTTGAGCTGCCCTTTGCCAGGTTCAGTCAGGAGGAAATCCTGACTCTGATCCTGGCCTGGAACCTCCTGGAAAAGAGCACTGGGGGGTACATCAGCTCTTCCATTGAAGACTTCAGCCGGAAGCTGATTGCCGGGACCAGCCGCATGGGCCTGACCAGGCAGAAAATGGAGCAGTCTTTTTCCGTGGTCTGGAACGGGCATTCTCCAGCCCAGGCCCAGGTTTTTGAAGATGTTTCCAGGGCATTGCTGGACCAGAAAATCCTGTGTTTTTCCTATACTTCTCCGGCCATGAACCAGACTACCAAGCGGAGCGTGGAGCCCCACCATCTACAGCATTATATGGGGTCATGGGTGCTTATTGCCTTTTGCCTGGGCAAAAAGGACTGGCGCAAGTTCTATCTGTCCAGGATGGAGGAGGTGCAGCAGCAGGACAAGACTTTTGTCCCCCGGCCTCCTGATCAGTGGCAGTACCAGGTGGAGGAGAGTTTTGGCATTTTTCAAGGCCGGGAAAACAGGCCGGTTATTCTGCGGTTCAGCCGGTTCAGGGCCAGATGGATCAGGGAGCAGATCTGGCATCCGGATCAAAAGATGAGAGACCTGGAAGACGGCTCCCTGGAGCTGGAAATCCCGGTGGCTGATTTTCGGGAGATCAAGCTGAAGGTGCTGTCATTCGGATCGGACGTGGAAGTGGTCAGTCCTGAGGAGTTGAAGCAGGAAGTGGCTTTTGAAATTCAGAAAATGGCCCGGATTTATAAAAAATGA
- a CDS encoding four helix bundle protein encodes MATFNRFEELPVWQEAIKLADEVYNLTEGPDWKGSYSLRDQLERAALSVSNNIAEGFERGTTSELLVFLYIARGSAGEVRSMLCFLEHRSSFANFKPQISNLKSTAESCSRQLRAWADHLQNTEIKGQRHLNEKSRKQYQIQKDAAVFKKKLRESLPEGHPLKRGSE; translated from the coding sequence GTGGCAACGTTTAATCGTTTTGAGGAATTGCCGGTCTGGCAGGAAGCCATCAAACTTGCAGATGAGGTTTATAACTTAACTGAAGGGCCTGACTGGAAAGGAAGCTACAGTCTCAGGGATCAGTTGGAGCGGGCTGCCCTGTCCGTGTCCAATAATATTGCCGAAGGATTTGAGCGCGGGACCACCAGCGAGCTGCTGGTTTTTCTGTATATTGCCAGAGGGTCGGCAGGTGAAGTACGTTCCATGCTCTGTTTTCTGGAACATCGCTCTTCCTTTGCCAATTTCAAACCTCAAATTTCAAATCTGAAATCCACAGCAGAGAGCTGTTCCCGCCAGCTCCGGGCTTGGGCAGATCATCTGCAAAATACAGAAATCAAAGGTCAGAGGCACCTGAATGAAAAATCCAGGAAGCAGTATCAAATACAAAAGGATGCAGCTGTTTTTAAAAAGAAGTTGCGGGAGAGCTTACCTGAGGGACATCCTCTAAAAAGGGGTTCGGAATGA
- the cas1f gene encoding type I-F CRISPR-associated endonuclease Cas1f, translating to MNMLAEKKHLKAILHSKRANIYYLEHCRVLVNSGRVEYLTQDQDKQAYWNIPIANTSVILLGTGTSITQAAVRMLSAAGVMLGFCGGGGSPLFAGTEVEWLSPQSEYRPTEYVQQWLSFWLDAGIRLEVAKKLQQRRVDNIRRIWEHEGLYQEYGLYADDPDMQRILERTGKEVIGAGDTQKLLQIEARATKGIYRYVATALDISDFTRKHEGGDRANDYLNHGNYLAYGLAATCLWVLGIPHGFPVMHGKTRRGALVFDVADLVKDALVLPTAFISDLRGDREQEFRDTIIDLFLSHKALDLMIDSVKAICSEYGRP from the coding sequence ATGAATATGTTAGCTGAAAAAAAACACCTAAAAGCAATCCTGCACTCCAAACGGGCGAATATATATTATCTTGAACACTGCCGGGTATTGGTTAACAGCGGCAGAGTTGAATATCTGACCCAGGATCAGGACAAGCAGGCCTATTGGAATATTCCCATTGCCAATACCTCTGTGATACTCCTTGGCACAGGAACTTCCATTACCCAGGCTGCTGTGCGTATGCTCTCTGCCGCCGGAGTCATGCTGGGATTCTGCGGGGGCGGGGGCAGTCCGCTATTTGCCGGAACTGAAGTGGAATGGCTTTCACCGCAAAGCGAGTATCGGCCCACGGAATATGTCCAACAGTGGCTCTCATTCTGGCTGGATGCCGGAATCCGCCTGGAAGTTGCAAAAAAGCTTCAGCAGAGGCGGGTAGATAACATTCGCCGGATCTGGGAGCATGAAGGTCTATACCAGGAATATGGGCTGTACGCTGATGACCCGGACATGCAGCGAATACTTGAACGCACCGGAAAAGAGGTCATTGGTGCCGGGGATACGCAGAAACTATTGCAGATCGAGGCCAGGGCAACCAAAGGGATATACAGGTATGTAGCAACGGCTCTGGATATTAGTGATTTTACCAGAAAACACGAAGGGGGAGACAGGGCCAACGATTATTTGAATCACGGCAATTATCTTGCTTATGGTTTGGCAGCAACATGTCTATGGGTTTTGGGTATTCCCCATGGTTTTCCGGTTATGCATGGTAAAACCAGGAGGGGAGCTTTGGTCTTCGATGTAGCTGATCTAGTGAAAGACGCTCTGGTTTTGCCTACAGCGTTTATCAGTGATTTACGCGGTGATCGGGAACAGGAGTTTCGTGATACAATCATCGACTTGTTCTTGAGCCATAAGGCGTTGGATTTGATGATAGATTCTGTTAAAGCAATCTGTTCTGAATACGGACGGCCTTGA